A DNA window from uncultured Methanoregula sp. contains the following coding sequences:
- a CDS encoding Xaa-Pro peptidase family protein — MDPISAAIREQKADAYVMYASSRDADMRYMTQFTTSDPFVFFKKPGEKGAIIISQMETIRASRESTAAIITRAEAGFPEIMKTEKDPLRATAKMIAGMTGKRILVPPQFPHGLATALGEYCTVIVDSGTVLSMRSRKTRAEIVTMKRVQKITESAMEKAISLIRKSSVKKGILHHKGTPLTSEYIRFVMHCHLLEHECCAVDTIVSCGEDTALPHMTGTGALKADEPIVIDLFPVEEKSGYYADMTRTVVKGEPSQEISDMYDALREAKQRGISRIRAGVSGSEAHQTVVDYFRDCGYESDTKGFTHNLGHGVGLQVHEMPTVGPAGKTLEKGNVITIEPGLYYPGIGGVRLEDIGAVTAKGFDKFTNFSEDLVV, encoded by the coding sequence ATGGATCCCATTTCAGCAGCAATCAGGGAGCAGAAGGCCGATGCCTATGTCATGTACGCTTCATCAAGGGATGCCGATATGCGTTATATGACGCAGTTTACAACCAGTGATCCGTTTGTCTTTTTCAAAAAGCCCGGTGAAAAAGGTGCAATCATCATCTCCCAGATGGAGACCATACGCGCATCGCGTGAATCAACTGCCGCAATCATAACAAGGGCCGAGGCCGGGTTTCCCGAGATCATGAAGACAGAAAAAGACCCTCTCCGCGCAACCGCAAAGATGATCGCCGGAATGACAGGGAAGCGAATTCTCGTTCCCCCGCAGTTCCCCCACGGCCTGGCAACCGCACTTGGGGAATACTGTACGGTTATCGTTGATTCCGGAACCGTCCTGTCGATGAGATCAAGAAAAACCCGGGCCGAGATTGTAACAATGAAACGTGTCCAGAAAATAACGGAATCCGCAATGGAGAAGGCAATCAGTCTGATCCGTAAATCATCCGTGAAGAAAGGTATACTCCACCATAAAGGAACGCCCCTGACCTCGGAATATATCCGATTCGTCATGCACTGCCATCTTCTGGAACACGAATGCTGTGCGGTGGATACGATCGTATCCTGCGGAGAGGATACGGCACTCCCCCATATGACCGGCACCGGTGCCCTGAAAGCGGATGAACCCATTGTCATCGATCTTTTCCCGGTTGAAGAGAAGAGCGGCTATTACGCAGACATGACGCGGACGGTAGTGAAGGGAGAGCCGTCGCAGGAAATAAGCGATATGTATGATGCCCTGCGGGAGGCAAAACAACGGGGCATATCCAGAATCCGGGCCGGGGTATCGGGATCCGAGGCTCACCAGACGGTTGTTGATTATTTCCGGGACTGCGGTTACGAAAGCGATACGAAGGGATTTACCCATAATCTGGGTCACGGTGTCGGCCTGCAGGTCCACGAGATGCCAACGGTTGGTCCAGCAGGAAAAACGCTTGAGAAAGGAAACGTGATCACCATAGAACCCGGGCTGTATTATCCAGGGATCGGGGGCGTACGGCTGGAGGATATCGGTGCGGTCACGGCAAAAGGCTTTGATAAATTCACGAACTTTTCCGAGGATCTGGTTGTATGA
- the map gene encoding type II methionyl aminopeptidase, translating into MKDEVFEKYRDAGSIAATILREGAQEIRVGVSYLDLVESIESRVRKEGAELAFPLNVSLNEDAAHDTASYGDERIFAQGDVVKLDLGVQIDGYIADTATTVDLGRNSLLLQASEQALEAAIKTIRPGVTAGDLGAAIQKEIEGRGYRPISNLTGHGLDRYVLHRSPTIPNVDIGGGVVLEEGMVFAIEPFATTGSGHVGEKTKMEIYSQISKKPVRIPSARIVMEKIKDRNGLPFARRWMGEKKLDITFPSLVRSQILHGYPVLADIPGSLVSQHEHTVIVTSDGCIVTTR; encoded by the coding sequence ATGAAGGACGAGGTTTTTGAAAAATACCGGGATGCGGGCAGCATTGCAGCGACAATTCTCCGGGAGGGAGCGCAGGAGATACGAGTCGGAGTTTCCTATCTGGATCTCGTCGAATCTATCGAGTCGAGGGTCCGCAAGGAGGGCGCAGAGCTGGCTTTTCCCCTCAATGTCTCGTTAAACGAGGATGCCGCGCATGACACCGCATCCTACGGTGACGAGAGAATATTCGCCCAGGGGGATGTAGTGAAACTGGATCTCGGCGTCCAGATTGACGGATACATTGCAGACACCGCAACAACCGTGGATCTGGGGCGCAATTCCCTTCTTCTCCAGGCCTCCGAACAGGCGCTGGAAGCTGCAATAAAAACTATCAGACCCGGCGTAACCGCCGGGGATCTGGGGGCCGCGATCCAGAAGGAGATCGAAGGAAGAGGATATCGCCCCATCTCCAACCTGACCGGCCACGGGCTGGACCGGTATGTTCTCCACCGGTCTCCCACGATTCCCAACGTGGATATCGGGGGAGGAGTTGTTCTTGAAGAGGGCATGGTATTTGCCATCGAGCCGTTCGCAACCACCGGCAGCGGTCATGTGGGAGAGAAGACCAAGATGGAGATCTATTCACAGATCTCGAAAAAGCCGGTGCGCATCCCTTCGGCACGCATTGTTATGGAGAAGATCAAGGACCGGAACGGGCTTCCGTTTGCCCGCAGGTGGATGGGGGAGAAGAAACTCGACATCACCTTCCCCTCGCTGGTCAGGTCGCAGATCCTTCACGGGTACCCGGTGCTTGCTGACATACCCGGCTCCCTTGTCTCCCAGCACGAACACACGGTAATCGTTACCAGCGACGGCTGCATCGTTACCACCCGGTGA
- a CDS encoding ATP-binding protein — protein sequence MSGDSEILRIMEVVLTAEIVNQNPELDINDLTPACREIFGVTTGSDVKRPVYVSDGLIKRSLAIADAHQKLAANPFIAYEEFGQRLKITALEPAAQWFLKQGGTSLIAINPALAFYFEKLDNTGISYKEVRIANPPFEDTKAHLDARLSKLVGEDEKLRGALDLVIINAPEEVEQHIGDLVCTAEQLAIIAKIQHALTHREFLLQHRIYEIGKLLFVGPPGTGKTSLALAMSRTMHMPVLEVRLSMITSQYLGETSKNIDRIFELAKKLSPAILFIDEFDFVAKSRTADDHGAMKRAVNSLLKNIDKINLIKNGVLLIGATNHPQLLDEAAWRRFDEVVEFSLPDEEMRKNILKKVTSSLNCQLDYQELASKTEGFSGSDLRMMIKEAILSALMDQRKTIIRDDIEKGISMVRTREAIRHLNWL from the coding sequence ATGTCTGGTGATTCTGAAATACTGCGAATAATGGAAGTCGTTCTGACCGCTGAAATAGTCAACCAGAACCCAGAACTTGATATCAATGACCTGACGCCCGCATGCCGCGAGATCTTTGGCGTCACTACAGGATCCGATGTCAAGCGACCGGTCTACGTCAGTGACGGCCTGATCAAACGCTCCCTGGCAATTGCGGACGCCCATCAGAAACTTGCCGCAAATCCGTTCATTGCTTACGAAGAATTCGGGCAGCGGCTCAAGATAACTGCCCTTGAGCCGGCCGCGCAGTGGTTCCTGAAACAGGGAGGTACATCCCTTATCGCGATCAATCCGGCGCTCGCATTTTATTTCGAAAAACTGGACAACACGGGCATTTCCTACAAGGAAGTCCGGATTGCAAATCCGCCATTCGAAGATACCAAGGCTCACCTGGATGCCCGGCTCTCAAAACTTGTCGGTGAAGACGAGAAACTGAGGGGCGCCCTTGATCTTGTCATCATCAACGCACCTGAAGAGGTTGAACAACACATCGGGGATCTGGTCTGCACAGCGGAACAGCTGGCAATCATCGCGAAGATCCAGCACGCCCTCACCCATCGCGAATTCCTGCTTCAGCACCGGATCTATGAGATTGGAAAACTCCTCTTCGTGGGTCCCCCGGGCACCGGTAAAACATCCCTTGCCCTTGCCATGTCGCGGACCATGCATATGCCGGTCCTCGAAGTGCGCCTTTCCATGATCACCTCCCAGTATCTCGGGGAAACTTCCAAGAATATCGATCGTATCTTCGAACTGGCAAAGAAACTCTCCCCCGCGATCCTCTTTATCGATGAATTTGATTTCGTTGCCAAGAGCAGGACTGCCGACGATCACGGAGCTATGAAGCGGGCAGTCAACTCGCTTTTAAAAAATATCGATAAGATAAACCTCATCAAGAACGGGGTGCTCCTGATCGGTGCAACCAACCACCCGCAGCTGCTGGATGAAGCTGCATGGCGCCGGTTCGATGAAGTTGTCGAATTCTCACTTCCCGATGAGGAGATGCGGAAAAACATTCTAAAAAAGGTCACTTCCTCGCTCAACTGCCAGCTGGATTACCAGGAGCTGGCATCGAAAACAGAAGGTTTCTCAGGTTCGGATCTCCGTATGATGATCAAGGAGGCTATCCTGTCCGCACTCATGGACCAGCGCAAGACAATCATCCGCGATGATATCGAGAAGGGTATCTCCATGGTACGGACCCGGGAAGCCATCCGCCACCTCAACTGGTTGTAA
- a CDS encoding MBL fold metallo-hydrolase, whose amino-acid sequence MKITLLGTGDAIGTPRVGCDCPQCTRAKAEGLTRLRTSLLIENEGKHLLIDSSPDLRFQLLRTGSPHIDAVIWTHGHYDHFIGFGEFYRVQNIPPVFAAPQVLNYCAETFRFLSFEKGAIQPYEPFEIFGITVTLFVVKHPPAFTCGILLETGESRVAFTSDTNIDIPKKSLDLLQNLDMLFLDAIVPSSIKIQKHMNYLEACTLAQRLSPKDFRCVHMSHFLPWDLPHIGKDGESFEFT is encoded by the coding sequence ATGAAAATAACCCTTCTTGGTACAGGGGATGCGATAGGGACACCCCGGGTCGGGTGCGACTGCCCCCAGTGTACCCGCGCAAAAGCAGAAGGGCTTACACGACTGAGGACGTCCCTCCTCATAGAAAATGAGGGAAAGCACCTCCTCATCGACTCCTCACCGGATCTCCGTTTCCAGCTCCTCCGCACGGGTTCGCCGCATATCGATGCCGTGATCTGGACGCACGGGCACTACGATCATTTCATCGGTTTTGGGGAGTTCTACCGGGTCCAGAATATCCCCCCGGTCTTCGCTGCGCCCCAGGTCCTGAACTATTGTGCAGAAACATTCCGGTTTCTTTCGTTTGAAAAAGGCGCGATTCAGCCATACGAGCCGTTCGAGATCTTCGGGATAACGGTCACCCTCTTCGTGGTCAAGCATCCCCCCGCGTTCACCTGCGGGATACTTCTCGAAACGGGGGAATCCCGGGTTGCGTTCACATCCGACACCAACATCGATATTCCCAAAAAAAGTCTGGATCTCCTGCAGAATCTCGATATGTTATTTCTGGACGCAATCGTACCATCAAGCATCAAGATCCAGAAACACATGAACTATCTTGAGGCCTGCACTCTTGCACAACGATTATCGCCGAAAGATTTCCGCTGTGTCCATATGAGTCATTTTCTTCCCTGGGATCTCCCCCATATTGGAAAAGATGGGGAATCCTTTGAATTCACTTGA
- a CDS encoding DNA-directed RNA polymerase subunit L, whose amino-acid sequence MIVKVLELEKDKARLIIQGQGHTFMNTLVEELLSDPDVDVARYMIEFQFSDPELLITTKGKKNPLPIIKKACKRISGHCDELIKGLKKN is encoded by the coding sequence ATGATTGTAAAGGTACTCGAACTCGAGAAAGACAAGGCACGGCTCATCATCCAGGGACAGGGCCACACGTTCATGAATACCCTTGTCGAAGAGCTCCTGAGTGATCCGGATGTGGATGTTGCGAGGTATATGATAGAATTCCAGTTCTCGGATCCCGAACTTCTTATCACTACAAAAGGAAAGAAGAATCCCCTCCCGATCATCAAGAAGGCCTGCAAGCGGATCAGCGGCCACTGTGATGAACTCATCAAAGGGCTCAAGAAGAACTGA
- a CDS encoding translation initiation factor IF-2 subunit beta: MTDPYEKLLKQAYSNITEKTESSERFVVPEAKAYVEGKTTVLENFTDIVGKVRRDPDHLMKFLLGELGTSGKIDGNRAIFNGKFEISLIKAIIKSYVEDYVICSECGKPDTRLVKDDRVMILRCDACGSHRPVRKRKARTEPVSENLEEGMVMDVEIQSISKRGDGVVKMGRYIMYVGNAKPGQKVKIKISRISGSIVFTERATEE; the protein is encoded by the coding sequence ATGACGGACCCGTATGAGAAACTCCTCAAACAGGCATATTCCAATATCACGGAAAAAACCGAATCCTCTGAACGGTTTGTAGTTCCTGAGGCCAAGGCATACGTTGAGGGTAAGACCACGGTTCTTGAGAATTTTACCGATATTGTGGGAAAAGTCCGCCGTGACCCGGATCACCTGATGAAATTCCTCCTCGGTGAACTGGGGACGAGCGGGAAAATTGACGGGAACCGGGCGATTTTCAATGGAAAATTCGAGATATCGTTAATCAAGGCGATTATCAAGAGTTACGTTGAGGATTATGTCATCTGCTCTGAGTGCGGCAAGCCCGATACGCGTCTTGTCAAGGATGACCGGGTCATGATCCTCCGGTGCGATGCCTGCGGAAGTCACCGCCCGGTGCGGAAGAGGAAAGCAAGGACCGAACCCGTCTCTGAGAACCTTGAAGAGGGGATGGTTATGGATGTCGAGATCCAGTCGATCTCAAAACGTGGCGACGGGGTCGTCAAGATGGGCCGCTACATCATGTATGTGGGCAATGCGAAGCCGGGTCAGAAAGTCAAAATCAAGATCTCCCGTATATCCGGTTCTATCGTTTTCACCGAGCGGGCTACCGAAGAATAA
- a CDS encoding NAD(P)H-dependent oxidoreductase, with product MKICIIYHSETGNTRHVAQHLASVCDGKLIDITDKASYNRLTRFLVWCKMARGEEKTPIEPSSIDVSGFDQLVFGSPVWAFKPTPAIHAAIDALKGCEGKKATAFCTHGGRPGETAEVFQKWIEARGMKCVGNANISDKDIENEKKTKDLVSILIKTANPA from the coding sequence ATGAAAATCTGCATCATTTACCACAGTGAAACCGGCAATACCCGTCACGTTGCACAGCACCTGGCATCGGTATGCGACGGGAAGCTTATCGATATTACCGACAAAGCTTCCTATAACCGACTGACCCGGTTCCTTGTCTGGTGCAAGATGGCGCGGGGAGAAGAGAAAACCCCGATCGAACCCTCATCCATCGACGTTTCCGGTTTTGATCAGCTGGTATTCGGCTCCCCCGTCTGGGCGTTCAAGCCGACACCGGCCATTCATGCTGCCATCGATGCCCTGAAGGGGTGCGAGGGAAAGAAGGCGACCGCGTTCTGCACGCACGGTGGCCGTCCCGGAGAGACTGCGGAAGTCTTTCAGAAATGGATCGAGGCACGGGGAATGAAATGCGTTGGGAATGCCAATATATCCGACAAAGATATTGAGAACGAAAAGAAGACAAAAGATCTGGTCTCAATCCTGATCAAAACGGCAAATCCTGCATAA
- the ilvC gene encoding ketol-acid reductoisomerase, translating to MLKKYYEADADLSVLKGKRIAVIGYGSQGRGQSLNLRDSGLDVVIGLRPGKSWDAAAKDGMKVMKVAEAVKSADIIQILLPDEHQGAVYKSEIQPNLSGNKCLMFSHGFNIHFGQIVPPETVDVIMVAPKGPGFMVRRQYEEGKGVPALIAVHQDHTGNAHKIALAYAKGIGATRAVVLETSFREETETDLFGEQAVLCGGCTSLVKAGFETLVDAGYEPEMAYLEVLHELKLIVDLIYEGGLTNMRQYISNTAQYGDLTRGPRVIGPEAYEAMQEILEEIQSGKFAREWMLENMVNRPVFTALTNADEDHLIEEVGKEVRGMMPQFRK from the coding sequence ATGTTAAAAAAATATTATGAGGCGGATGCTGATCTTTCCGTGCTGAAAGGCAAGCGCATCGCAGTGATCGGTTACGGGTCCCAGGGCCGGGGCCAGTCGCTGAACCTGAGGGACAGCGGACTCGATGTGGTCATTGGACTGCGCCCGGGTAAGAGCTGGGATGCAGCAGCGAAGGACGGCATGAAAGTGATGAAGGTGGCCGAAGCCGTGAAATCGGCAGATATCATCCAGATCCTCCTTCCCGACGAGCACCAGGGGGCAGTTTACAAAAGCGAGATCCAGCCCAATCTCTCCGGGAACAAGTGTCTCATGTTCTCCCATGGGTTCAACATCCACTTCGGCCAGATCGTTCCCCCGGAGACCGTTGATGTGATCATGGTAGCTCCCAAGGGTCCCGGCTTCATGGTCCGCCGGCAGTACGAAGAGGGCAAGGGTGTTCCTGCACTCATCGCTGTTCACCAGGATCACACCGGCAACGCGCACAAGATCGCCCTTGCCTATGCCAAGGGTATCGGCGCCACCCGTGCCGTTGTGCTGGAAACCTCGTTCCGCGAAGAGACCGAGACCGATCTGTTCGGCGAACAGGCAGTCCTGTGCGGGGGCTGCACGTCTCTTGTAAAGGCCGGGTTCGAGACCCTTGTCGATGCCGGTTACGAGCCTGAGATGGCGTACCTCGAAGTACTCCACGAGCTCAAACTTATTGTCGATCTCATCTACGAAGGCGGTCTTACCAACATGCGCCAGTACATCAGCAACACTGCGCAGTATGGCGATCTCACCCGGGGACCCCGGGTTATCGGTCCTGAGGCATACGAAGCAATGCAGGAGATTCTTGAAGAGATCCAGAGCGGCAAATTCGCCCGGGAATGGATGCTTGAGAATATGGTGAACCGCCCGGTCTTTACTGCCCTCACCAATGCCGATGAAGATCACTTAATTGAAGAAGTTGGCAAAGAAGTAAGGGGCATGATGCCCCAGTTCAGGAAATAA
- the mptA gene encoding GTP cyclohydrolase MptA: MKTKKTEQAPDKSFSKELPDVQATSPDVRINLTRVGVKNVKKLVEVHRHEKRPVIFISNFDVYVDLPGSLKGANLSRNFEVIDEVLQQAIDGDVNQIEKLCSVVARKLLDRHEYADRTEVFMRSEFMVKRETPVSKTVCHEVVKVHARAVARRTFRDPIVRKSIGAEVTGMTACPCAQNIMKERAMRVLQGLNVNKETIDSFFSEVPMATHNQRGRGFLCIETDDDQHVDLEEIISILKESMSSGIYELLKRGDEGQVVLNAHKNPRFVEDCVREMAKKVLAEFDYLSGDSVVTIKQTNEESIHQHDAYAERRATIAELVDELNGEKQTSD; encoded by the coding sequence ATTAAGACTAAAAAAACTGAACAGGCCCCGGATAAATCATTCAGCAAGGAACTGCCGGACGTTCAGGCAACATCGCCTGATGTACGGATCAATCTCACCCGGGTCGGTGTAAAAAACGTAAAAAAACTGGTCGAAGTCCACCGTCACGAGAAGCGACCGGTAATTTTCATCTCCAATTTTGATGTTTACGTAGATCTTCCGGGAAGTCTCAAGGGTGCAAATCTCTCCCGCAATTTCGAAGTGATCGATGAAGTCCTCCAGCAGGCTATCGATGGCGATGTCAACCAGATTGAAAAACTCTGCAGTGTGGTTGCGCGAAAACTCCTGGACCGCCATGAATACGCTGACCGGACCGAAGTATTCATGCGCAGCGAGTTCATGGTCAAACGCGAGACACCGGTGAGCAAAACCGTCTGTCATGAAGTGGTGAAAGTCCATGCCCGGGCGGTTGCACGGCGTACATTCCGCGATCCGATTGTAAGGAAGAGTATCGGGGCTGAAGTGACCGGTATGACTGCCTGCCCCTGCGCCCAGAATATTATGAAAGAGCGGGCCATGAGGGTGTTGCAGGGACTAAATGTCAACAAGGAGACCATCGACTCCTTCTTCAGCGAAGTCCCCATGGCAACCCACAACCAGCGCGGACGGGGATTTCTCTGCATAGAGACCGATGACGACCAGCATGTGGATCTCGAAGAGATCATCAGCATTCTTAAGGAATCGATGAGCAGTGGCATCTACGAACTCCTGAAACGGGGAGATGAGGGCCAGGTCGTGCTCAACGCGCACAAAAATCCGCGGTTTGTGGAAGACTGTGTCCGTGAGATGGCAAAGAAAGTACTTGCGGAATTCGATTATCTGTCCGGAGATTCTGTTGTCACGATCAAGCAGACAAACGAGGAGAGCATCCACCAGCACGATGCATATGCCGAACGAAGGGCCACGATTGCCGAATTGGTCGATGAATTAAACGGCGAAAAGCAGACCAGCGACTGA
- the frhA gene encoding coenzyme F420 hydrogenase subunit alpha, with protein MSKVVEISPTTRHEGHSKMVLKVNDQGIIETGNWCSITPVRGVEKLAVGKTPEQVPKIASRVCGICPIAHNLAATEAMEASIKCEIPKDALMLRHILQLANRCHSIALHDILILPDLYLPGTETKINPFTAEEPVRTVAKRIQRLREISQTIGQIAAGDCIHPRNTRVGGMYRNVSEQAKTKMYDLAKEGLVLAKAQMDLMIAILRNYQAREHVDVGGMKVALPKTLGYHNQGYLATHAFYGSSSLDECPSWDIRRFKEVRPWDWYMGEMEVSLEEPRYPIGGTTKMGTKVNPQMEACTGIPMYDGQPVEVGPRARLAVYKGYDEKGTVGQNIAREMEYTDCFYEMIDCLDELNTAGKVVADYIPDGDGTLGWASNEAPRGTDVHLARVKDWKVQYFSMLVPTTWNFATCSAALTGAPWQLAEVIMRGYDPCVSCATHMIVVDEDNKVVAQKLIQ; from the coding sequence TTGTCGAAAGTTGTAGAGATTTCCCCAACCACAAGGCATGAGGGACACTCCAAGATGGTACTCAAGGTCAATGACCAGGGCATCATCGAGACGGGGAACTGGTGTTCCATTACCCCGGTCAGGGGTGTTGAGAAACTTGCAGTCGGTAAGACCCCCGAGCAGGTCCCCAAGATTGCATCCCGCGTCTGTGGTATCTGTCCGATAGCACACAACCTCGCGGCCACCGAAGCAATGGAAGCATCCATCAAGTGCGAGATCCCCAAGGACGCACTTATGCTCCGTCACATTCTTCAGCTGGCCAACCGGTGTCACAGCATTGCACTGCACGATATCCTGATTCTCCCCGACCTGTATTTACCAGGTACCGAGACCAAGATCAACCCGTTCACGGCAGAAGAGCCGGTGCGCACCGTTGCAAAGCGCATCCAGCGCCTCCGTGAGATCAGCCAGACCATCGGCCAGATCGCAGCAGGCGACTGCATCCACCCGCGGAACACCCGTGTCGGTGGTATGTACCGCAATGTCTCCGAACAGGCAAAGACCAAGATGTACGACCTTGCCAAGGAAGGACTTGTCCTTGCAAAGGCCCAGATGGACCTCATGATCGCTATCCTGCGCAACTACCAGGCACGCGAGCATGTGGACGTCGGCGGCATGAAGGTCGCACTCCCCAAGACCCTCGGTTACCACAACCAGGGCTACCTTGCAACCCATGCATTCTATGGCTCCTCGAGCCTCGACGAGTGCCCCAGCTGGGACATCCGCCGGTTCAAGGAAGTCAGGCCATGGGACTGGTACATGGGCGAGATGGAAGTTTCGCTCGAAGAGCCCCGCTACCCGATTGGTGGAACCACCAAGATGGGAACCAAGGTCAACCCCCAGATGGAAGCCTGCACCGGTATCCCGATGTACGACGGCCAGCCGGTTGAAGTCGGTCCCCGCGCCCGTCTCGCAGTCTACAAGGGCTACGACGAGAAGGGAACTGTCGGCCAGAACATTGCCCGTGAGATGGAATACACGGACTGCTTCTACGAGATGATCGACTGCCTTGACGAGCTCAACACTGCCGGCAAGGTAGTTGCAGACTACATCCCCGACGGCGACGGTACCCTCGGCTGGGCATCCAACGAAGCCCCCCGCGGAACCGATGTCCACCTTGCACGCGTCAAGGACTGGAAGGTCCAGTACTTCAGCATGCTCGTCCCGACCACCTGGAACTTCGCAACCTGCAGCGCTGCACTCACCGGTGCACCCTGGCAGCTCGCCGAAGTTATCATGCGCGGGTACGACCCGTGCGTATCATGTGCAACCCACATGATCGTCGTGGATGAGGACAACAAGGTAGTGGCTCAGAAGCTCATCCAGTGA
- the frhD gene encoding coenzyme F420-reducing hydrogenase, FrhD protein: MLFPEIVIAGCGNPLFADDGFGPAVIEEMQKLSLPDNVMIVDAGLGGPHFIFTLLDPEVTKKLIIVDIADYGAEPGSITKLRVEDLPPGAYRDAHSWDLTEPLQRIKDRVDVTVIGVQPAKVTAPEFEIGLSDELQRAIPKTIRVILETIGVDYGTTINLQEEGSQRGAAETCSPTKGR, encoded by the coding sequence ATGCTGTTTCCGGAGATCGTAATAGCAGGGTGTGGAAACCCCCTGTTCGCCGATGACGGCTTTGGCCCGGCAGTAATCGAAGAGATGCAGAAACTCTCGCTTCCCGACAATGTGATGATAGTGGATGCGGGCCTTGGCGGCCCGCACTTTATTTTTACGCTGCTCGACCCGGAAGTGACCAAGAAACTCATCATTGTCGACATTGCCGATTACGGGGCAGAGCCGGGGTCCATAACAAAACTCCGTGTCGAGGACCTGCCGCCAGGAGCATACCGGGACGCCCATTCATGGGATCTTACCGAGCCGCTCCAGCGAATCAAGGACCGGGTAGACGTAACGGTCATCGGAGTCCAGCCAGCAAAGGTTACAGCCCCTGAGTTTGAGATCGGCCTCTCTGATGAACTTCAGAGAGCAATTCCGAAAACAATTCGGGTGATACTGGAAACAATAGGGGTGGATTATGGGACTACTATCAATCTTCAAGAAGAAGGAAGTCAGCGCGGAGCCGCAGAAACCTGCAGCCCCACAAAAGGCCGCTGA
- the frhG gene encoding coenzyme F420 hydrogenase subunit gamma — MADKITVGYTHLSGCTGCTVALADNYAGLLTLLDKYVDLKYMPTLADARHIQKVDVSFVEGSVCINDKLAVQEIRETREKSAIVVALGGCACYGNITRFSRGGQQNQPAHEAYLPIGNLIKVDVFIPGCAPTPQMIRNVAVMAYLLLKGTKEQKDLATAFLTPLMKMTESNSACFCELMTNVINQGLCMGCGTCAAACPVNAITMEYGKPNGERDLCIKCGACYAQCPRGFFNTDVISNYEAINEAIMAALQ; from the coding sequence GTGGCAGACAAGATTACAGTAGGTTACACGCACCTGAGTGGGTGTACCGGTTGTACTGTTGCATTAGCAGACAACTATGCCGGATTATTAACTCTCCTCGACAAATACGTCGACCTGAAGTACATGCCAACACTTGCAGACGCAAGGCACATCCAGAAGGTAGACGTCTCGTTCGTCGAGGGTTCAGTTTGTATTAACGACAAACTCGCAGTGCAGGAGATCAGAGAGACCCGTGAGAAGTCAGCAATCGTCGTCGCCCTCGGCGGCTGCGCCTGCTACGGCAACATCACCCGGTTCTCCCGCGGGGGCCAGCAGAACCAGCCGGCTCACGAGGCATACCTGCCGATCGGCAACCTGATCAAGGTCGACGTGTTCATCCCCGGATGCGCACCGACCCCCCAGATGATCAGGAACGTCGCGGTCATGGCATACCTGCTCCTCAAGGGAACCAAGGAACAGAAAGATCTCGCAACGGCATTCCTGACCCCGCTCATGAAGATGACGGAATCCAACAGTGCATGCTTCTGCGAACTGATGACCAATGTCATCAACCAGGGTCTCTGCATGGGATGCGGAACCTGTGCAGCAGCCTGCCCGGTCAACGCCATCACCATGGAGTACGGCAAGCCCAACGGCGAGCGCGACCTGTGCATCAAGTGCGGCGCATGCTATGCGCAGTGCCCGAGAGGGTTCTTCAACACTGATGTCATCAGCAACTATGAGGCGATCAACGAGGCCATAATGGCGGCACTCCAGTGA